The following DNA comes from Podarcis raffonei isolate rPodRaf1 chromosome 10, rPodRaf1.pri, whole genome shotgun sequence.
gtacactgccttgatagtataaatattttaattgacCTTGATCTATCTTCTTAGGGCTGAGAAAACCTGATAGAATATTTTGGCTGTATTCCAGAGTTGTATGTGAGTTCCACATGTAAATATGGAGAAAACTCCATATAAGAGTAGAGCTACCTTCTCTATTGAAATGTATGAGGAGCAGCTTGTGTATAGCGAGCTGCAAGGGTGCAAcaggtatagtggttaagagcggtggactcgtaatctggtgaacttggttcgcttccccgctcctccacatgaccttgggctagtcacacttctctgaagtctctcagccccactcacctcacagagcgtttgttgtgggggaggaagggaaaggagattgttagccgctttgagactccttagggtagtgataaagcgggatatcaaatccaaactcttcttcttcttctaacagcATTTACTATGAGCATAcaatgttttgtaatgtgttgGCATTGCTGCCTCCCATACCCTGTTTTTATATACCAGTACAATGATAATCAGACTCTGTGCTTTTTTATTTACTATTTAACTTTAAGCCCTCTAAAAAGAATAGCTTGCAATTATGCACACAAAAATTAAATTTACAcctctggaaggaatttatttttgttttgcaaagatgGTCAGATTTATGTATGGTTGAGTTTATACTCAAGGCAGAAACCTTGCAGCCTGGTTATGACAGATTTCATCAGTCACAAAAGGATGTTACTGCCCAGTATCTTACAGATGAACTTAAGTCCTCCAACAAGTGAGCTGTGAACATCAGTGTACCCAAAGCCATAATTCATTGCATTTGTGTTTTAGTAGCTCAAACCCATACACCTGAATAAAATGTAAAGTAGCAATTAAATGAAAAAGTAGTATGTTTCAAATGCAGTGCCATAGTACTCTCCCATTTGTATTTCACAGCAAGTACAAGTATGTAGTGATGTAAAACTGCaaatagtataaaggtaaaggtaaagggacccctgaccattaggtccagtcgtgaccgactctggggttgcggcactcatctcgctttattggccgagggagccggcgtacagcttccgagtcatgtggccagcatgacttctggtgaaccagagcagcgcatggaaacgccgtttaccttcccgccagagcggtacctatttatctacttgcactttgacgtgctttcgaactgctaggttggcaggagcagggaccaagcaacgggagctcaccccgtcgcggggattcgaaccgctgaccttctgatcagcaagtcctatgctctgtggtttaacccagagcgccacctgcgtcccgaatAGTATGTTGAATATTATTCTTTAGCTGAAGATAAATCCTACTAAAGAAAAATTGGGAGAGAAAAAGGAGTGTAGTTAAATTAAATGGTTATTTCTTATTGTGAGAGTCCAAGTCAAATTAACATAACATACTCAAAGTATTATTCAATAATATGACTACTTCTGAGCAAGAGAAATCTTTATTTTGTAAATTAGTTTTACTAGTTTGACACATGTATAGTTGGCCATTTTTTACAATGTTGAACAAATTAATATCatgcttttaaaattttataagCAATTTGTATATGTTTTTCCACATCATTCTGACAAACCAATTCATTTGAAACCCACAGTTGGCGGCAGGGAGcaagaacaaacaaaacaagctgAATAAAGATATCAGAGAACAAACGGTTCCAGTTACATGCAGCTTGCTTATTCTCAAAACAAGAAGTGTTCAGGCCTGTGCTAGAACAATTTCACAGTGACAACACAATGCAAAGTGTACAGAGATTCTGGCCAGCAGCAACATAAATAGGCATTTTTTTGTAGTTAGAACTCTTTGAAAAGGCACATTTTATAATTTCAAAACTTGGCTCTTACATTTGCAGTTGAAAATGTACAAGCATTCAGTAAAGTCAGTGTTTTGTTCAAAATGTGCTTTTAGCAACTAGTTGTGTTGGAAGACACCATCAAAAATCCTCTTAATTTCCAACAGCTACGAAGGCACAGAGCACATTCTCTAAGTGATCATTCTGCTCAAGGCAGATAATGGGCTGGGACTATTCACACTAATGCTGCAATGCTCAAAACATTTTCCATGTGGCTACTGCATTGGTTGTAAAACTCAAAACCACTTCCATCAGGGTAGTTTCAGGATCTTTATGTAGACCAGCACAACCCAATATTTtataccaagtgggctgcaagagtactttgacatggaacccGCAGGCCACACGCCACCTTATTGCACAGGTCAAAATTTGGTCCCCATCACCCCTGCAGGTctcatgctgcctttccacagccaAATAAGAAAGGCGcagggattcaggaagggtcctAGAActcccaccttcttcccaaagctgggaaggcACTAACTATGCtttgagaaggaggagagaggattctgggaccctgtcagagccctcacgcccccttcccaaagcccagtgcctcacctggctttgggaagccagcacaagggctgcggggggggggggagcatcaaaTGTCGATGACGGCCACTAAAAAGGCCTCGAGGGACACATGCAGCCCTCAGGATGCATGCTGGACTCCCCTGAACTAGATCATTTCAGATTTTAGCctaatccaacccccccccccagccctttcTGACGTTAAACAATAGTAGCTAAGGCTGTGCTCCCAATCCCACTTATgaggaaggaagtcccattgaattaaataggacttgattctgagtagacatggttaggattctgCTTTAAAATATGCAATCTGAAACATGCATACTAGAAAGGAAGTTCTATCACTGCAGGCTTGGCATCTGAGTAAGGATGCTAAAGATTAGAAAGTGTgtctgtttcacaggatgttggGATGTATGCAAATGCAGGTTTTGATCCTAATCACCTGCCAAAAATTAATGGTATTTCAGCAAGACCTTCCAGGTATATGAATCCACACATACCATCATTTTCAGGAAAACCTATCTGCAGTTTTCTAATTCCACCCAATTCCTGTTCATCAGATCATTGGTGGAAATGATGGAGTGCCTTAACTGTGCTCTTCCCACCCCACTCCAAGGCTGGAAGGGGTCTCACAACACAGCAATGCATATGGTAAACTAGTGTGCATATGAGCCCCTGGCCTGAAGGCCATTGCCATGGGAGATTTTACTATAACAGACTTGCAGTCAAATGCATGCAGAAACCAATTTCTATACATAAGCACTTTATCCAACAGGAGGTTACACTCTCTGTGCTCCAAATCTTCATGTGTATGTAGGGCTTGTTTTTCAGTGTAATCCCCCACTTTTTAAACCAGAAATccgatttttaaaaaggaagcactTAGCAGTTcagtgagggagggagggttgcTATGTCAAGAAAGCCTTGAGTTCACAGGCCCTCTTGGGTCTTATGGATTGTGGCCTAGTTAATCTCTAGCAGGTGACCTGCACTGGTTTTAAAGAGGTGAAATGACTTCACAGGCAATGTAATTAACTCCTTATGTACACGGCATGTGCAGCTAAGTTAATGCTATCAAGTgctatttcattcatttattaaaaactTGCAATTTTATAAGGCTGGTATGCAAACTCCTGAAATCTTAAAAATCCTGTTCAAAATTTTACAAAAAGGTATCAACCTTAattgcttcccccgcccccagataCAATTAATAAgaaatcaacccccccccccatttttattcaAATCCATCCTCGTTAATATTTAAGTCTCGTGATTCACCATGCTTTAAGACAAAGAAATCTTCAGTTTTCAGTCCGTATCTGTCTAGGGCTTCCATCAGTTTAGCAGGAGGATCCAAGTAATACTGTGGAGAAAACAAGCAGTCAGGACTGGATAAGCCTGTTGTGAAAAAGCTTCATAAGTATTATTCTTAGTTATCTAATAAGTAGCAACTGCAGACTGAGAACTGTAGTCATGGTAAATTCAAGAATAGCTCAAACACCAGTTTGAAAGAACATACTTTAGTCTTGCAAATTTAAGGGGAATTCTGGTTCCACTGAAATCCATAAGATTTTTCCTGCTGAAGTCCTTGTTAAGCTCTGAATGGGGTTACCCCCTTGAAGCATAACTTGTATTTGTGGCAACAAGTGTTATTGAACTGATCCTACTATTTCAGGATGAATCAACTGCTCTGTGCAACTGTGGTAACTTGTCCAGGCAGAGCACTCTGGGACTGCACACTGCTTACAAAAGCTATGTTTCCCATGAATAAACTTCTTAGATATTACAActgtgcatgagagcagttgtttGCACATATCAGAACCAATTTGTAACCTCGGTTCTTGCACATATCAGAACCAATTTGTAACCTCGGCTCCTGCAGATATCAGAACCAATTTGTAACCTCGGTTCTTGCAGGTGAATGATCACATGCAATGGATTGTGAGCACAATCTTTCCAGTTAAGTTTATGGGAAAGTATGAAGTGCTCAACAAAGGCAGATATTCCTAAAAAATATTAGAAAACTATGGGCCCACAGCTCAGTGATGAGTCAGGCGTATGCTTCTGCATACCAGTTTCTGAGAAACATGAAAAGAAGGGCATTACAGAGCTtgtgccctgcttgtgagcttccccaTAGGCATATAGGGCCTTTAGTCTTATCCAGCCAGGGCTCTCATTCTTAGGATGAATATGCTCTGCATCAGGTCCAGTTTCAGTCTCCAGTTAAAGGACTGAAGGCAGGATAGAGAGAAACAGCCTAACTCAACACAATTGTTATTAGCTTTCCACATTTGGAAAGTATTATTCTTAGTTATCTAATAGGTAGCAACTGCAGATTGAGAACTGTAGTCATGGTAAATTCAAGAATAGCTCAAACACCAGTTTGaaagaacatacagtggtatctcgggttaagaacttaattcattctggaggtccgttcttaatctgaggtaccactttagccaatggggccccccgctgctgccgcaccgccactgtgcgatttctgttctcatcctgaatcaaagttcttaacctgaggtagtatttctgggttagcggagtctataacctgaagcgtctgtaacccgaggtaccactgtatcaaaatatGTTTACTTGCTGCAAACTTGTAAATGAAAAGAAGTGTGTCAGAGAGGATTAAACAACGCCTACATTCTACAAAACCCTTGGGCTGGTACAACTGACTTATCAAAGTCCAGTGGCCTAATCATAAATTTTATGACAGAGATGCCTTTCCAGTTGTGCACGCCACCTTTTGACAGTAAATGTTTAAATAGCGTCCTTACTGgccttccttttaattttttaacatataaattttCCAGCAGAACTAGTTAACATTCTGAATCCCTGTACTTAGCAGTGCATGAAATGTGGAGGATCTGTGGGGTTCAGAATCCTTCTCAAACATTAATGATTTCTGATTCTAATTCCAGTTTTAAGAATCAACCATGGTCTTATATGTTCAGCCCCTTCATCTGCAGAGCATGATCCTGTGTTGTTggtcagtaaataataataataataataattttatcatttataccccacacatctagcTGGGTCTCTCTGGGTGGCTGGGGGCTAGTTTCTTCATTACGCTAGAATGTCAAAGAATGTTGGGGTACTGGCACATATGTATGCTGATATAATATGATATGCATACTGATAAGATATGATTTTGTTACACATTCAGGAAAACCAGTTTCATATCAAGTGAAATTGCCTCCAATGATTTTGTCACTTTAACACAAAGCAACTATTAATTCAGTCCATAAAGACAGAGCAACTAAGCTGTACACAATCTCTTCAAGCACCCTTGTCATTGTTTCTTCAGTAGTTTGCTTCAGAGTATCTGTAAGACATTCAGACTTACTACTAAGCAAAATTTAAGTCAAACTAAAAACTGAGGAGGGAAACCTAGCTTTGACAACACACAATTAGTTGTATAGAGAATCGACTGTCTTCAGAACTAAAATTGACAGCCTATAAAATAATACTAAAATCAGAGGCCATTTTCTTTTAAGCATTTGAAACACCTTGAAAACTGCTATGGTCCATAAGAAAAAATTATAACACTACATGACTTCTTTTTTCTATATAGTTAAGTTGGTTGGCGGCTCCAACTAACtgccaacgtttcccctttttaaagggaaattcccttattctgaataggattcctcgcaagaaaagggaaacgttgacagctatggttggagcTCCTATACCAAAAATCCATTCAAACTAAATCTCCATTCAAAATTACACacctgcagaggaaacagcctaCTATTCTCTCCTTGCATCCTTCCAATTAGTCTCCACGGAGGGCAGGTAATTCTGCTGCCTCTTTGCATCAGATGTAATTAGATCACTTAATCACACCTGATACAGAGATGCAGTAGAATTATCTTTCCTCAGAGGATGCTGCCTACTGCATTTCTTCTTGAGATAATGTTCCTTCCAATCAGGGGACACAGCACAAAAACACAGAGGatgtgcatagaatcatagaatcatagagttggaagagaccacaagggccatcgagtccaaccccctgccaagcaggaaacaccatcagagcactcctgacatatggttgtcaagcctctgcttaaagacctccaaagaaggagactccaccacactccttggcagcaaattccactgtcgaacagctcttactgtcaggaagttcttcctaatgtttaggtggaatcttctttcttgtagtttggaaccattgctccgtgtccgcttctctggagctgcagaaaacaacctttctcccttgcaGTTCTTTCTTGCAGTTCTCCCATACACTAAAACTCTGGGATGTAAGTGAATGATACTTTCTGCTTTAAGTCAGAAGAAAGGATACTTCTGCTATCAGGTTGGAACAGACAGTTCTAGATGCTACTATTTTGAATGGACATCTGCAGCTGCACAAATGGTTAGTTGACACCTACCTCATTTGCTAAAGCAAAGGTCCCCCAGTGAATTCCAACAGACTTCTTTGCTTGTACATCAATATGAATCCTTACTGCTTCTTCGGGGTCCACATGCTGGTATTTCATAAACCACCTACCAAAGAGGGAAAGAGCATTTTTCCTTGCCTGTTACACAGACATGCACTGGCCAAGTGAAGGTTCCCTTACTGCCCTTCTCAATCGGTTGCATAGCTTTTCCTCTTACTGGCCCACTTGGTTACCTTCTCCCATATTGCTAAAAGAGATCGCTCATTTATCTGTTAAGCTGCATCTCAATCATTCTAATTCCCCATCTTCCACAAGGCATCTCAACCACATTTAGTTTTCCTGTAATGCAAAACTGGCAGCCAATCTTCACCTACCCCTTGCCCGTTAAGATCTAGCCTTTCCTCCTGCCTGTCTTTAAGACTGTGAGCTTTCATTGGCCCCGTTCTGATAACATAGTATgccataaaccatggcttaacatAAATAGCAGCATGTATCACTCCTGCTGCCCTTCTTCCCTCATGCAAGTAACAAACCAAGAACCTTGGTTTTCTGTGATGTTCAAAACAGTGCTCATGGTTTCTTTctctccaaatacagtggtacctctggttaagaacttaattcgttccggaagtccgttcttaacctgaaactgttcttaacctgaggtaccactttagctaatggggccttctgctgccgctgcgccgcagctgcacgatttctgttctcaccctgaagcaaagttcttaacttgaggtactacttccgggttagcggagtctgtaacctgaagcacctgtaacctgaagcgtttgtaacctgaggtaccactgtaaaccataaTCTGAAGTCAACTGTTCTTGGCTTCACAGTTGCggttgaggaaggaaggaaggaaggaaggaaggaaggaaggaaggaaggaagcaagcaagcaagcaagcaagcaagcaagcaagcaatgaaGGAAGCTGTCATTATAAgccaaggcatagctgtcaacgtttccctttttttaagggaaattcccttattccgaataggattcctcacaagaaaaggggaaagttgacagctatgagccaaGGTTTGTGGTTTCTTGTTACTGCTCACACTAGAGGAGGAATGGAGCAGGAGTGATTTGGCATTGTAGGCCAATGTGGCTATGACACTGCCTGTGTTTTGCACATCTTACACATTGTTGGTGCTGTATATAAACAGTTGTAGTTTTGTATCTTGGGTCACAGGCTCCAGTTTATTGGCTTACGTACCTTGGTTCATATGCTCCAATGGGAATAGCTGCAAGATCGAAAGGTCCAAATCGCTTCCCTATCTCCTCAAATGCAACACAATAGCCAGTATCTCCTGCAAAAAAGAACCTATTCCAGGGCCCCAAGACAGACCAGCTTCCCCAGAGAACTTTGTTGTCATCTGTTGCAGTCCTCTTGGACCAGTGTTGGGCAGGGGTAAAAACAAATGTAACTGCGTCATGACCAGGAACACAGTTTTCTCCCCACCAGTCCAGCTCAATTACATTCTCACAGCCACATTTCTGCATCCAGTCTAAAAGACCCAGGGGCACAAACCATCTCAGGTCACTGCCAAAGCGACTATTTAAATTTATTACGGAGTGGTAGTCCAAGTGGTCGTAATGAGTGTGGCTGATCATCACTGCATCTATTTTGGGGAGTTGATCTACAGTACACGGAGGTCCTCTAAAACGCTTAGGTCCTCCAAATTGCACTGGAGAGGCCCGCTGGCTGAAGATGGGGTCAGTAAGAAGTGTAAGTTCATCCATTTCCACCATTACAGAAGCATGTCCAAGCCATGTTACTCGCATACCAGCTCCGGTTTTTCCAGCTAGTTCAGGGTTTTGAACAAAGTAAGGTTTCAGTACTGGAAGCTCTCTGTCAAGTTCCtagcaaaagaaaacaaggacACAAAATTAGAAAGCACACCTGGCTTACAAGCAGCAAGTGTTTCGTCCATCTTGGACTCTTGAGGCAGAAAGCCTTGTTAACTctacaccaggcatccccaaccttcggccctccagatgtttttgactacaattcctatcatccctgaccactggtcctgtaagctagggatcatgggagttgtaggccaaaacgtctggagggccgcaggttggggatgcctgctctacacCAACAAGGTGTAATATTAAAGTCTGTGGTATAAATACACTTGAACATCATTTAGCGTAGACCAATGGACTTCAGCATCAAATATTTCCTCAGTGCAACTAAGCCATCAGTTGTCTACCAGGCCCTTAGTGACTTCAAAGCAACTGGGCCAATGGCAGCCAGAAAGGAAGTGACACATAGGCTCTGCATCAGGAGTCACAGGAGGCTTTGTAAATATAAACAGAACAGCAGAGGGAAGGGTGGCAGCCAgcctcctccctgctttgctaGGTTTCTATTTGCAAGACTTCCAGCATATGAGAAACGTGCACAATGACAAGAATCATTTGCATCTGACACATCCAGCCAGTTCAGATTACTATGATGCACTAGTTGTACATAAGGAACCCTGTTTATGTGCATGAATCACCCTTGGTATTTCAAGATAACGAGTTTTGCTTGCAGCTTGGATTAAGGGAAGTAGTATAGGAGGGTGAAGGTCCAACTCTGCTTGCAGATAACACTGACAGATAACATTTAGAAAAGAGATGACCAACAACTAACAGTAAACATGAAAATCATTTCCCAAACACAAAGGGcattccaaataataataataataataataattattattattattattattattattattatatattgcccttcatctaacgatcacagggcggtttataaTATAAATAGACAAAAATATTTATTACagggccctgccctgcttctctccacctggcttggggcagGGCCTAATAGGCTCCATGGAGaagtgcagcagctgctgctgctgctgggcagagagggatccgtttttgtttaaaattgcttttattttttatgtatgtcattttaaattgtgatttatatCAATGCTGTATTTTTAGtcttagattttatgatttatatggaaattgttttccatttggttgtgtactttttgatgtgttttatttattggttatgacttttgttacgttggtaattaccgtattttttgctctataagactcacttttcccctcctaaaaagtaaggggaaatgtgtgtgcgtcttatggagcaagtgcaggctgtgcagctatcacagcagccagaacagcaagagggattgctgctttcactgcgcagcgatccctcttgctgttgtggcttctgagattcagaatattttttttcttgttttcctcctccaaaaactaggtgcgtcttgtggtctggtgcgtcttatagagcgaaaaatacggtatgtaaatcttgtcatgttgtaagccaccttgagcattgttttaactatggaaaggcggcatacaaataaaatgatggtgatgaaacAAGACTGCCCCACCTCCcagtttaaaagggcatagattgtttcattagccaaatgcctgggagaggaggaatgtttttgcctggtgcctaaagatatgtaatgaaggtgccaggcaagcctccctggggaaagcattccacaagtgaggagccaccacagaaaaggcccgttcttgtgtcgcttatcctccagacctctcgcagaggaggcacacaaagaagggcctccgaTGATGATCACAGGATCTGGGTCGGTTTTTATGGGGAGAGGTGTTTAAGACTTTATAGACCTGCAGCAAAGGagagccccctcccccacttcttaAACTGCTCTTACCATTAAAAAGTTTCTCATATTCAACCAAAGTCTTTCCTTCTGTAATTTAAACCTATTAGATCTAGCCCTGCTCTCTGCAGTAGCAGAGAACAACATTTCACCATTATTTTCTAATTTGATGCTGGTCTCCGAAGGTTAGCCAACGACAGAGACATCTGCTAAGGAGTTTAGACGTGAATTTGTGTGAATATACAGCAGGAGACACTGTCATATTTGGGGGGTAGTCATTGAAAATGCTGCACAGCCTTGCTGTCTGAATCTGACAGAGAAGGCCTAATTAAAAACATGATCTCAGGTATCATAATGGAACACATGGGAATAGGTCTCAAAGGGACACAGTGCCtgaactgtttagggctttagagggtACACAAGGGATGCATGTACACACTGCTACAAAAATTGAAAATCATTCTTCCATCTGAATTATTCGTTCTAGCTTTGCTGGAATGAAGGGGCAAGTAACTACTCAAGGAATTCAAATCCCACTCCTAACTACGTGTTCATCCATCTTGGCAAACATCTGTTATTGCAAAGCTATGCTTGCTTATGTGTAATGCTTTCTGTAATGATATAAACTAAGAAAAGTGctgtgttaaaaaaagaagactgaAACTCTCAGAATAATGAATCTTACAGCAAATACAGCATCCTGTGCTTTTTCAGCACTGCTACAAAATTACTGCATATACACCGCCAGCATAAAATTGAAGCTGCAACTCAACTCTGCCTTCTTAAACAAAGACTAGGAATTCATTTTCAGTACCAGAACTATACTCCCAGTCTTGCCACTCAAAAATCAAACCCAGTTCTAGGGTAATGTAGGAGAAAAGCCTTTTAgttgctattgttaaacaacTGAGAGTCAgaatccttgctgatctactgcaaatcccTCAGAGATCTACTAGTAGACAGGCAATCCatgtacaaggctgccttcaactCTTGGCTGCCACAGAATTTGTTTTATCTGGGCTCTATGGTGCAATGTTGACGAGCTCTTAAGTTATGCTTTGATTAGGTGACATGACAAAGgcagtgttatcccacactttccagtgcatttttctgtgacaaaaagtctgCTTTTGGAAGGAAGTGGGCTTTTTGTGCAAGACATCCCAGTCAACTATAATTGCACAACCTAAATTtaccagtatgtgattgaatcctacctgaaaatagcaacagcctggaaGCACAGATagtctatttatctatttgccacATTATCTATttacttgcccccccccaccccagctgcccagcCCACCAGAGGGATGCAACATTTGCCACGCCACGGGCACCAGCAACCCACGCTATACCACTGCATGTAATATATACTTCAAAAATCTTTGACTTACTGGTAAACATGTAATTTACATGAAGTGGTATTGAGAGTGCTTCAAACATAACTAGATGAATAGAACTATAGAATGTTTACCTGCTTTGAAGATGGGACCTTGCTGTTGTCCTTTTCCGTAAGTGCCCATTTCATAATAtttgggaaggatggaggctTCCATGTTGGCCAGGGGTTGATAAACCTCCCATCTTTACCTCTCTTTGATTTTGTTACATCTTCCTCCAACCTATAATCCAGTCTGAAGCTTTTTCTGGATGTTCTGGAAGAATCGCTGCCCCGGGAACCTTGACTAGAATTTTGCCGTTTCCGTACTGCTTCTTTAGGATTCTGATCGCAAGGAGACAAAGGCTGCTCTTCGTCCATATCTTTTGGCGAAGAActaaaaagaaatacataaaagtTTATCTTTTTTTAGCTGAAATGTTTTTAACGCCCAAAACAATGTCCCCAGAATAATCCTGTCAGCTCCTCTTCCATTTTTCTGTACAAAGAATGCACAAAGAACTTGTTTTAGCAAGCAGGTGTGGCAAGATTTTTGCGATTCAGGCAGAATCTTGCTCTTTGCTATGCACAGCACCAGGCTCCCGAGTTCCTGCATGTTAGGAGGGGATGGTCTGTTCTTCTTCCAGAAATTAGTTCTAACACTCCTGAAGCTCACAATCTGTGCAGTTAGATTTAGCAAGTACATTCCTAAGACACATCAACCAAACAGGCAATAACTTTGCACCCAACAGCACTTTGCATTTTCATCTGCACTGACAAGCAGGGATCCTTGACCAGGGCTAGGATGGTGAGGAGGAGAAAACCACAGGTGAGAGCACAGAAAGAGAGATTAACCAGAAGCAGCATGTCCTAAATCAGCTTCCCCGTGGATGTGGTGCTTTAAACTGATGGATACTTCCCATCACACTTTAGGGAGAGGATGTAAGGAATGATCAACAGCAATGGTATCTAAAAAACAATAAGGTTATTCCTACCAAGATGAATCATCTTTCCCTTGACAGTGAGTAatagtttgtttttttataagatatttattaagattttcaattttttatacaaacaaaaaacaaacaaaaagattaaaaaagacatatagttcatgatacaaacttttcaataacatatttctctgacctcctcatacctccccttcttgtattccctttcaaattatttgttcagcaaatccttaacttaaagcattacagcttataatatcgccttattttctatccaaaccctttttttccccatattcctttatatcattacagctagaaaccactcaatttcaatccaacatcattcaacattccttaattttacagtatttctgtaagtagtccttaaattttttccaatcttcttctgccgactcttctccctggtcacggattctgctcgtcatttctgccaatcccatacagtcaatcagtttcatctgccattcttccagagtgggtagatcttgcgtcttccaatactttgcgatgagtattcttgctgctgttgtagcatacatgaaaaaagttctatccttctttggcaccacttggccggc
Coding sequences within:
- the NAPEPLD gene encoding N-acyl-phosphatidylethanolamine-hydrolyzing phospholipase D, whose translation is MVRRRALWSSGLALFSPSAPGSGRTAAKERRQPRGLWRQQQQQEAGRKRGSSPAMDDEEEETPQGSSSPKDMDEEQPLSPCDQNPKEAVRKRQNSSQGSRGSDSSRTSRKSFRLDYRLEEDVTKSKRGKDGRFINPWPTWKPPSFPNIMKWALTEKDNSKVPSSKQELDRELPVLKPYFVQNPELAGKTGAGMRVTWLGHASVMVEMDELTLLTDPIFSQRASPVQFGGPKRFRGPPCTVDQLPKIDAVMISHTHYDHLDYHSVINLNSRFGSDLRWFVPLGLLDWMQKCGCENVIELDWWGENCVPGHDAVTFVFTPAQHWSKRTATDDNKVLWGSWSVLGPWNRFFFAGDTGYCVAFEEIGKRFGPFDLAAIPIGAYEPRWFMKYQHVDPEEAVRIHIDVQAKKSVGIHWGTFALANEYYLDPPAKLMEALDRYGLKTEDFFVLKHGESRDLNINEDGFE